One Mycoavidus sp. HKI genomic region harbors:
- a CDS encoding DUF4385 domain-containing protein has product MVYKSSTKQHKRENWDNIKDSYSWNAETDYRLHPEKYKVGKGEQGVLLCEPYKSEILPHWRFKDASISEISSTKIFDLFQAYLAKTDFVGADMARKFLQMGYTRARRYANHAGGRKYNPQNGEELPRSPEDPVKAESAAIFRQKWQEAESNFVYKKMKADWKKNYG; this is encoded by the coding sequence ATGGTCTATAAATCCTCTACCAAACAGCATAAAAGAGAGAACTGGGATAATATTAAGGATAGCTACTCATGGAATGCTGAAACAGATTATCGATTGCATCCTGAAAAATATAAAGTTGGCAAAGGCGAACAAGGCGTTCTTTTATGTGAGCCTTACAAATCAGAAATCCTGCCTCATTGGCGTTTCAAAGATGCTTCGATTTCCGAAATAAGCAGCACTAAAATCTTCGATCTTTTTCAAGCATATCTAGCAAAAACAGATTTCGTAGGGGCGGATATGGCGCGCAAATTTCTGCAAATGGGTTATACACGCGCGCGCCGATACGCAAATCATGCCGGTGGCAGAAAATACAATCCGCAAAACGGAGAAGAATTGCCGCGTTCGCCGGAAGACCCTGTAAAAGCGGAGAGTGCTGCTATTTTTCGTCAAAAATGGCAGGAAGCGGAAAGTAATTTTGTATATAAGAAAATGAAAGCAGATTGGAAAAAAAACTATGGTTAA